A region from the Variovorax sp. V93 genome encodes:
- the folK gene encoding 2-amino-4-hydroxy-6-hydroxymethyldihydropteridine diphosphokinase, which produces MSAPNRPKDGKSGGGQGGRPPSRGGSSPKPRSSGPAPARRTREDYPTVQAFVAIGANLGDAQAAVKAAMDAIGTIERTVVTARSSLYRSAPVDATGPDFINAVVAVRTGLTAEAFLSELHLLEEQAGRERPFPNAPRTLDLDLLMHGNAVKDTPALALPHPRMRDRAFVLKPLAEIAPDKVPRAALARVSSQVIERIRD; this is translated from the coding sequence ATGAGCGCACCGAACCGGCCGAAGGACGGCAAGAGCGGCGGCGGCCAGGGCGGCCGGCCGCCGTCGCGCGGCGGCTCTTCGCCGAAGCCGAGGAGCAGCGGACCGGCGCCCGCGCGCCGCACGCGCGAGGACTATCCGACCGTGCAGGCCTTCGTCGCCATCGGTGCCAACCTGGGCGACGCCCAGGCTGCCGTGAAGGCGGCCATGGACGCCATCGGCACCATCGAGCGCACCGTGGTGACGGCGCGCTCGTCGCTCTACCGCAGCGCGCCGGTCGATGCGACCGGGCCCGATTTCATCAACGCCGTGGTGGCCGTGCGGACCGGGCTCACGGCCGAGGCGTTCCTTTCCGAACTGCACCTGCTCGAGGAGCAGGCCGGCCGCGAACGGCCTTTTCCCAATGCGCCGCGCACGCTCGACCTCGACCTGCTGATGCACGGCAACGCGGTCAAGGACACGCCCGCGCTGGCCTTGCCGCACCCGCGCATGCGCGACCGCGCCTTCGTGCTGAAACCGCTCGCCGAGATCGCGCCCGACAAGGTGCCGCGCGCGGCGCTTGCCCGCGTTTCCTCGCAGGTCATCGAGCGGATTCGCGACTGA
- a CDS encoding DUF47 domain-containing protein has translation MFGKLLPREGNFFEMFNQHAERIVEAARAFEQLVANYSDVHLREQYNRDVDNAERAADRVTHDVNRLIHKTFITPIDREQIHKLINTMDDVADLIQDSAETMALYDVRHMTDEIVRLTALSVKCCDRLKDAVKFLGKIADPAVAEATLKTCEEIDRLESDADRVMRSAMSKLFREEPDVREVIKLKAIYELLETITDKCEDVANVIEGIVLENS, from the coding sequence ATGTTCGGCAAGCTGCTGCCCCGCGAGGGGAATTTTTTCGAGATGTTCAACCAGCACGCCGAGCGCATCGTCGAAGCGGCGCGGGCGTTCGAGCAACTCGTGGCCAATTACAGCGACGTGCACCTGCGCGAGCAGTACAACCGCGACGTCGACAATGCCGAGCGTGCGGCCGACCGCGTCACGCACGACGTCAACCGGCTGATCCACAAGACCTTCATCACGCCGATCGACCGCGAGCAGATCCACAAGCTCATCAACACCATGGACGACGTGGCCGACCTGATCCAGGACTCGGCCGAGACCATGGCGCTGTACGACGTGCGCCACATGACCGACGAGATCGTGCGCCTCACCGCCCTGAGCGTGAAGTGCTGCGACCGCCTGAAGGACGCCGTCAAGTTCCTCGGCAAGATCGCCGATCCGGCGGTGGCCGAGGCCACGCTCAAGACCTGCGAGGAAATCGACCGCCTCGAGTCCGACGCCGACCGCGTGATGCGCAGTGCCATGAGCAAGCTGTTCCGCGAGGAGCCCGACGTGCGCGAGGTGATCAAGCTCAAGGCAATCTACGAATTGCTCGAGACGATCACCGACAAGTGCGAGGACGTGGCCAACGTCATCGAGGGCATCGTCCTCGAGAATTCCTGA
- a CDS encoding inorganic phosphate transporter, whose translation MATVQVALWVVMVLVALAILFDFMNGFHDAANSIATVVSTGVLKPGHAVLFAAFFNLIAIFIFHLSVAATVGKGIAQPGVVDVHVVFGALVGAISWNLVTWYYGIPSSSSHALIGGIVGAVIAKTGTGGLVASGIWKTVAFIFVSPFLGFVLGSMMMVLVAWGFRRATPSRIDRWFRRLQLVSAGAYSLGHGGNDAQKTIGIIWMLLIATGYASATDSSPPTWTIVSCYAAIALGTMFGGWRIVKTMGQKITKLKPVGGFCAETGGALTLFLATALGIPVSTTHTITGAIVGVGSAQRASAVRWGVAGNIVWAWIFTIPASAFVAAIAYWLSLQLF comes from the coding sequence ATGGCAACGGTTCAGGTCGCCCTCTGGGTGGTGATGGTGCTGGTCGCGCTCGCGATCCTGTTCGACTTCATGAACGGCTTCCACGATGCGGCGAACTCTATCGCCACCGTGGTGTCCACCGGCGTGCTCAAGCCGGGCCATGCCGTGCTGTTCGCGGCTTTCTTCAACCTGATCGCGATCTTCATCTTCCACCTGAGCGTGGCGGCGACGGTCGGCAAGGGCATTGCCCAGCCGGGCGTGGTCGATGTGCACGTGGTCTTCGGTGCGCTCGTGGGTGCCATCAGCTGGAACCTCGTGACCTGGTACTACGGCATCCCGAGCAGTTCGTCGCATGCGCTGATCGGCGGCATCGTGGGCGCCGTGATCGCCAAGACCGGCACCGGCGGCCTCGTGGCGTCGGGCATCTGGAAGACCGTGGCCTTCATCTTCGTTTCGCCCTTCCTCGGTTTCGTGCTGGGCTCGATGATGATGGTGCTGGTGGCCTGGGGCTTCCGGCGCGCCACGCCGTCGCGCATCGACCGCTGGTTCCGGCGGCTGCAGCTGGTGTCCGCCGGCGCCTACAGCCTGGGCCATGGCGGCAACGACGCGCAGAAGACCATCGGCATCATCTGGATGCTGCTGATCGCCACCGGCTATGCCTCGGCCACGGACTCGAGCCCGCCGACCTGGACCATCGTGAGCTGCTACGCCGCGATTGCGCTGGGCACCATGTTCGGCGGCTGGCGCATCGTGAAGACCATGGGCCAGAAGATCACCAAGCTCAAGCCTGTGGGCGGCTTCTGCGCCGAGACCGGCGGTGCGCTCACGCTGTTCCTGGCCACCGCGCTGGGCATTCCCGTGTCGACCACCCACACCATCACCGGCGCCATCGTCGGCGTGGGCTCGGCGCAGCGCGCAAGCGCGGTGCGCTGGGGCGTGGCGGGCAACATCGTCTGGGCCTGGATCTTCACGATCCCGGCGTCGGCTTTCGTGGCCGCCATCGCCTACTGGCTCAGCCTGCAGCTTTTCTGA